The following are encoded in a window of Amycolatopsis lexingtonensis genomic DNA:
- a CDS encoding uracil-DNA glycosylase produces MRSLAELDAAVAGCRACPRLVTWREGVAGTKAAFRGEEYWARPVPGFGPPDASLAVVGLAPSAHGANRTGRMFTGDPSGDFLFRVLHEVGLASQPTSERIGDGLELYGTRLVSPVRCAPPENKPTPAERDTCRPWLAEELTLLRPTLRSIVVLGAFGWQALLPVLAAAGWPVPQPRPAFAHGAVLELGDLRVFGCYHVSPRNVQTRRVTHAMVADVFRAATSVTGHD; encoded by the coding sequence ATGAGGTCCCTGGCCGAGCTGGACGCCGCCGTGGCCGGGTGCCGGGCCTGCCCCCGGCTGGTGACCTGGCGCGAAGGCGTCGCGGGCACGAAAGCGGCCTTCCGCGGTGAGGAGTACTGGGCGCGCCCGGTGCCGGGCTTCGGCCCGCCCGACGCGTCGCTCGCGGTGGTCGGGCTGGCGCCGTCGGCGCACGGCGCGAACCGCACCGGCCGCATGTTCACCGGCGACCCTTCGGGTGACTTCCTCTTCCGGGTGCTGCACGAGGTCGGGCTCGCGTCGCAGCCGACGTCCGAGCGCATCGGGGACGGCCTCGAGCTGTACGGCACGCGGCTCGTCTCGCCGGTGCGCTGCGCCCCGCCGGAGAACAAGCCGACGCCGGCCGAGCGGGACACGTGCCGTCCGTGGCTCGCGGAGGAGCTGACGCTGTTACGTCCGACACTGCGCTCGATCGTGGTGCTCGGCGCGTTCGGCTGGCAGGCACTACTGCCCGTGCTCGCCGCGGCCGGCTGGCCGGTGCCGCAGCCGCGGCCGGCGTTCGCGCACGGCGCGGTCCTGGAGCTGGGCGACCTGCGTGTTTTCGGCTGTTATCACGTGTCGCCGCGCAATGTCCAGACACGGCGCGTGACCCACGCCATGGTGGCGGACGTCTTCCGCGCCGCGACCTCGGTGACAGGCCACGACTGA
- a CDS encoding endonuclease V, whose product MHTGDWPSTAEEALAVQEALRGRVELTGDLPELPPTVTGLDVAYDEDDGIAAAVVTLETAGLTVVEERTHRAKAVFPYEPGLFAFRELPPLLAALDALEHEPDVLVCDGHGLAHPRRFGLACHLGVLTGRPAFGVGKTRFVGTHPEPPATRGSSVPLVDAGEEVGAVLRTQDGVKPVYVSAGHRIDLAHACRLTLALTPRYRLPETTRRADRLSRAALR is encoded by the coding sequence GTGCACACCGGGGACTGGCCGTCGACGGCCGAGGAGGCCCTCGCCGTCCAGGAAGCGTTGCGCGGCCGGGTCGAGCTCACCGGCGACCTGCCGGAGCTGCCGCCGACGGTGACCGGCCTCGACGTCGCCTACGACGAGGACGACGGCATCGCCGCGGCGGTCGTCACCCTGGAGACCGCCGGCCTCACCGTGGTCGAGGAACGCACGCACCGCGCGAAGGCCGTCTTCCCGTACGAGCCGGGCCTGTTCGCCTTCCGCGAGCTGCCACCGCTGCTGGCCGCCCTCGACGCGCTGGAGCACGAGCCGGACGTCCTGGTCTGCGACGGCCACGGCCTCGCCCACCCGCGGCGCTTCGGCTTGGCCTGCCACCTCGGCGTGCTGACCGGGCGGCCCGCGTTCGGCGTCGGCAAGACGCGGTTCGTCGGCACCCACCCCGAGCCCCCGGCGACCCGGGGCTCGTCGGTGCCCCTGGTCGACGCCGGCGAGGAGGTCGGCGCGGTGCTGCGGACCCAGGACGGCGTCAAACCGGTGTACGTCTCGGCCGGGCACCGGATCGACCTGGCGCACGCCTGCCGGCTGACCCTGGCGCTGACCCCGCGCTACCGCCTGCCCGAGACGACCCGCCGCGCCGACCGGCTGTCCCGGGCGGCGCTGCGATGA
- a CDS encoding S10 family peptidase: MADTTPEEAPEKKAPETTEIPAEPTDDIVTTQHTLTVKRKKLAYTAKAGRVVLRKEVVKDGKSEGFKAKAEVFVTSYTLDDADPGTRPVTFAFNGGPGSSSIWLHLGLLGPRRVLSGDVDDLVPPPYGLADNPETLLAHSDLVFIDPVSTGYSRVAGGEETKDFHGYQGDIESIGELIRLWVSRHQRWLSPKFLAGESYGTLRAAGLAAHLQDRHGLYVNGLLLISSVLDLGTLQFTEGNDLPYSLYVPTYAAIAHYHGLHGDRPLDDVLADAEDFAAKDLPWALSRGARLSTQDRAEAVATLASLTGLTESYVDRVNLRIEHVRFFTELLRDRGLTVGRMDGRFTTWEPDGGREHMSDDPSISRVVGAYAAAFNHYVRAELGYENDLPYEIIHEDTFKAWSYKEFEGRSVSVVDSLSSAMRANPHLKVHVAFGHYDGATAYFAAEHVLAHLRIPEELRDNIDTAYYPAGHMMYIHEPSRVQQSKDLAKFVKKASNR; the protein is encoded by the coding sequence ATGGCGGACACGACCCCCGAAGAGGCTCCCGAGAAGAAGGCGCCGGAAACCACGGAGATCCCGGCCGAGCCGACCGATGACATCGTCACGACCCAGCACACGCTCACCGTGAAGCGGAAGAAGCTCGCGTACACGGCGAAAGCGGGCCGGGTCGTGCTCCGCAAGGAGGTCGTCAAGGACGGCAAGTCGGAGGGCTTCAAGGCGAAGGCGGAGGTGTTCGTCACCTCCTACACCCTCGACGACGCCGACCCGGGCACGCGGCCGGTGACGTTCGCCTTCAACGGCGGCCCCGGCTCGTCGAGCATCTGGCTGCACCTGGGCCTGCTGGGCCCGCGCCGGGTGCTCTCCGGCGACGTCGACGACCTGGTGCCGCCGCCGTACGGGCTGGCCGACAACCCCGAGACGCTGCTGGCGCACAGCGACCTGGTGTTCATCGACCCGGTGTCGACCGGCTACTCGCGGGTCGCGGGCGGCGAGGAGACCAAGGACTTCCACGGCTACCAGGGCGACATCGAGTCGATCGGCGAGCTCATCCGGCTGTGGGTGTCACGGCACCAGCGCTGGCTGTCGCCGAAGTTCCTGGCCGGCGAGTCGTACGGCACGCTGCGCGCCGCCGGGCTGGCCGCGCACCTGCAGGACCGGCACGGGCTCTACGTGAACGGCCTGCTGCTCATCTCGTCGGTGCTCGACCTGGGCACGCTGCAGTTCACCGAGGGCAACGACCTGCCGTACTCGCTGTACGTGCCGACGTACGCGGCGATCGCGCACTACCACGGCCTGCACGGCGACCGCCCGCTCGACGACGTCCTCGCCGACGCCGAGGACTTCGCGGCCAAGGACCTGCCGTGGGCGCTCTCCCGCGGCGCGCGGCTGTCCACGCAGGACCGGGCCGAGGCGGTGGCCACGCTGGCGTCGCTGACCGGGCTCACCGAGTCCTACGTGGACCGGGTGAACCTGCGGATCGAGCACGTCCGGTTCTTCACCGAGCTGCTGCGCGACCGCGGCCTGACGGTCGGCCGGATGGACGGCCGGTTCACGACGTGGGAGCCGGACGGCGGCCGCGAGCACATGAGCGACGACCCGTCGATCTCCCGCGTGGTCGGCGCCTACGCGGCGGCGTTCAACCACTACGTGCGGGCGGAGCTCGGGTACGAGAACGACCTGCCGTACGAGATCATCCACGAGGACACGTTCAAGGCCTGGTCGTACAAGGAGTTCGAGGGCCGCTCGGTGTCGGTGGTCGATTCGCTGAGCTCGGCGATGCGCGCGAACCCGCACCTGAAGGTCCACGTCGCGTTCGGCCACTACGACGGCGCGACGGCGTACTTCGCGGCCGAGCACGTGCTGGCCCACCTGCGGATCCCGGAGGAACTGCGCGACAACATCGACACGGCGTACTACCCGGCCGGGCACATGATGTACATCCACGAGCCGAGCCGGGTGCAGCAGTCGAAGGACCTGGCGAAGTTCGTCAAGAAGGCGTCGAACCGCTGA